Proteins co-encoded in one Podospora pseudoanserina strain CBS 124.78 chromosome 7 map unlocalized CBS124.78p_7, whole genome shotgun sequence genomic window:
- a CDS encoding uncharacterized protein (EggNog:ENOG503P1ZK; COG:A) has protein sequence MSTPAETESPAPPVAPEERIENANAPPQQETSPEADLKEADQTAKAVPPADEANSNEPNPNESTSSPKDAEETVTSPREGSPSPSQSSSDEEGEVSESEADHDHPPLPNEPLPGNCPPLPNEPLPGADNNNSSALPAEPTPAPEPADDGWEYHWNPNDNQYWFYNRFSNHWQLENPRQSTTVPQTAPPTAPTPSQTDPTSISNPTSIAGGYNPAIHGSYDENAWYAVNARALQQQAEQSVIPPAPAEYAVGGYFNKQTGQWQMPEQGAERHSDEQKSRRQLNAFFDVDAAANMHDGRSLKAERAGKKPSKKELREFKEKRRARKEEKRRAWLRD, from the exons ATGTCGACGCCAGCCGAGACCGAGTCTCCAGCGCCTCCAG TTGCGCCAGAGGAGCGCATCGAGAACGCAAACGCGCCTCCCCAGCAAGAGACATCGCCTGAAGCAGACCTTAAAGAGGCGGACCAGACTGCCAAAGCTGTTCCCCCAGCCGATGAAGCCAACAGCAACGAACCAAACCCCAATGAATCAACCAGCTCCCCCAAAGATGCTGAGGAGACAGTCACTTCCCCCAGAGAAggctcaccctccccatcacaaAGCTCATCCgacgaagaaggcgaagTCTCCGAATCAGAAGCCGACCACgaccacccaccactccccaaCGAGCCCCTCCCCGGCAACTGCCCCCCATTACCAAACGAGCCCCTGCCAGGagcagacaacaacaactcctcAGCCCTCCCCGCCGAACCCACACCAGCCCCCGAACCGGCAGACGACGGCTGGGAATACCACTGGAACCCAAACGACAACCAATACTGGTTCTATAACCGCTTCAGCAATCACTGGCAGCTCGAAAACCCCCGccaatccaccaccgtccctcAAACCGCCCCACCCACggcaccaacaccctcccaaaCGGACCctacctccatctccaacccaacctccatCGCAGGAGGCTACAACCCCGCCATTCACGGCTCATACGATGAAAACGCCTGGTATGCCGTCAACGCGAGGGCGCTGCAGCAACAAGCGGAGCAGAGTGTTATCCCCCCTGCACCGGCGGAGTATGCTGTGGGCGGTTACTTTAATAAACAGACGGGGCAGTGGCAGATGCCGGAGCAGGGGGCCGAGAGGCATTCGGATGAGCAGAAAAGCAGGAGGCAGCTGAATGCGTTTTTTGATGTGGATGCTGCGGCGAATATGCATGATGGGAGGAGCTtgaaggcggagagggcggggaagaagccgagtaagaaggagctgagggagttcaaggagaagaggagggcgaggaaggaggagaagaggagggcttggTTGAGGGATTAG
- a CDS encoding uncharacterized protein (EggNog:ENOG503NY17; COG:S), with the protein MASPPSDLRVLVRRLASTPADQLPRLCPVLVGHVLRCGEPLSASDAGKGRDKGAETPMLVHKLRTHITTLLTGRNASGRFAAVCLIKAVVDVGGWESLRAADPWVRGLISVAQKIDPLPSKELAVITLTKIYMLLQGYPTLIREMATPTLPSFVTACLQLVKSPSTPTSVIETVASSLSKLVMLYPTTLRPFAGQIKTAFRTYVAPTTSDSVVVPHALRESSRRLFILLSYTAPKNGSSDEWVKSIKAAILDCHATADQIFRGVVESWESSTGYRPQPVRNELDPSGGGASVDEFPSWEGIQPGSQRLVGLLEFLAEYLDNPTKAPVTVPVGELLDLTTRLTLVTPPSPSSEETMQTNPSISRDEKADLWTVLPDIHTAVLRLHGSAIRRLADSALPLSTDITDHTVRVLSFHRTNPAVREKVYNLASPLLTLAGPTLPRLTVDSLTPLIRQVCHDILLSAGHLDDAPKPTLPVEKAKQTVQGNADAFLSTPSATPASLFSPLPASLLASAATLLPLFLSHLPQPHLSPDIRSLVDRTAILSSNKEAMLASVLQPYKDSRGRYYPSILPFLVQKFGTSKEVEVVRSNLVRAGRYAQLNTDEYDPSANLDDLLADRQLRGEEAADEEMGDAGEQTDVVAVVEKEKRVVVSSWGTAVTNGTVQEAMEVDDDTPAEVNPFAVTVKETETAVVNKKRAASPLKRKSSGGLEVGEETKVKRVAVAAAVAVDTKKVEEENSDSDDEGSVQIDMSLDDEDDEDEEEDDE; encoded by the exons ATggcatcacccccatcagaCCTGCGGGTACTTGTCCGCAGGCTCGCTTCGACACCGGCCGATCAACTCCCAAGACTATGCCCAGTTCTGGTTGGACACGTCCTAAGATGTGGTGAACCACTCTCTGCTTCAGATgctggaaaaggaagggacAAGGGCGCTGAGACGCCTATGCTTGTTCACAAGCTCAGGACACACATCACCACGCTCTTGACGGGAAGAAACGCTTCGGGTCGCTTTGCCGCCGTCTGCTTGATCAAGGCTGTTGTCGAtgtgggaggatgggaaagCCTCAGGGCTGCCGACCCCTGGGTTCGCGGCTTGATCAGTGTTGCTCAA AAAATCGACCCTCTTCCTTCCAAGGAGCTGGCCGTTATCACCTTGACCAAGATCTACATGCTACTCCAGGGCTACCCGACTTTGATTAGAGAGATGGCCACTCCCACTCTTCCCAGCTTTGTCACAGCTTGCCTTCAGCTGGTCAAgtctccatcaacccctaCCAGCGTGATTGAGACCGTGGCCAGCTCTCTGTCCAAGCTGGTGATGCTGTACCCCACCACTTTGCGTCCATTCGCCGGTCAAATCAAGACCGCATTCAGGACTTACGTTGCGCCAACTACTTCTGATTCTGTTGTGGTTCCTCATGCTCTCCGCGAGAGCTCTCGCCGGCTTTTCATCCTCCTTTCTTACACCGCCCCCAAGAATGGAAGCAGTGACGAGTGGGTCAAGTCTATCAAAGCTGCCATTCTCGACTGCCATGCCACCGCCGACCAAATCTTCCGCGGTGTTGTCGAATCCTGGGAATCGTCCACTGGTTATCGTCCTCAGCCAGTCCGCAATGAGCTTGACCCCTCTGGCGGCGGTGCCTCCGTCGACGAGTTCCCATCCTGGGAGGGCATTCAGCCAGGCTCTCAGCGCCTGGTCGGCCTCCTCGAGTTCCTCGCCGAATACCTCGacaaccccaccaaagcCCCCGTCACCGTCCCCGTcggcgagctcctcgacctcaccacccgcctcaccctcgtcacccctcccagcccctcctccgaGGAAACGATgcaaaccaacccctccatcagcCGCGACGAAAAGGCCGACCTCTGGACCGTCCTCCCCGACATCCACACCGCCGTCCTCCGTCTCCACGGCTCTGCCATCCGCCGACTCGCCGACTCGGCACTCCCTCTTTCCACAGACATAACCGACCACACCGTCCGcgtcctctccttccaccgCACCAACCCCGCCGTTCGCGAGAAAGTCTACAACCTTgcctccccccttctcacacTCGCCGGCCCGACCCTTCCCAGGTTGACAGTCGACTCCTTAACCCCCTTGATCCGGCAAGTCTGCCACGACATCCTCCTATCAGCAGGCCACCTAGACGACGcacccaaacccaccctccccgtcgAAAAAGCCAAGCAAACCGTCCAAGGAAACGCCGACGCTTTCCTTTCCACCCCGTCCGCCACCCCAGCGTCTTTATTCAGTCCCCTCccagcctccctcctcgcttCGGCTgctaccctcctcccattattcctctcccacctcccccaaccgcACCTCTCCCCCGATATCCGCTCCCTTGTCGACCGCACCGCTATTTTATCCTCCAACAAAGAAGCTATGCTCGCGTCGGTGTTGCAACCGTATAAAGACTCCAGAGGGCGGTACTACCCCTCTATCCTTCCTTTTCTCGTTCAAAAGTTTGGAACGTCAAaagaggtggaggttgtccGCAGCAACCTCGTCCGTGCCGGCCGTTACGCGCAGCTTAACACGGATGAGTACGACCCCTCTGCCAATCTCGATGATTTGTTGGCGGATAGACAGCTCcggggcgaggaggcggcggatgaggagatgggtGACGCTGGGGAGCAAactgatgttgttgctgttgttgagaaggagaagagagttGTTGTTTCCAGCTGGGGAACCGCAGTCACAAATGGTACAGTTCAGGAGGCaatggaggtggatgatgacACACCTGCCGAGGTGAACCCTTTTGCTGTTACTGTCAAGGAGACGGAAACCGCTGTTGtgaacaagaagagggcCGCGTCACCgctcaagaggaagagcagcgggggtttggaggtgggggaggagacaaaGGTCAAGAgggtggctgttgctgctgctgtggctgttgaCACCAaaaaggtggaagaggagaataGCgatagtgatgatgaggggagcGTGCAGATTGATATGTcgcttgatgatgaggatgatgaggacgaggaagaagatgatgagtAG
- a CDS encoding uncharacterized protein (COG:T; EggNog:ENOG503NXNR) yields the protein MPDAVKAAHYIQQLDEARCDDNWDAVPELVRKVRKHAPERACLSQSATTEYSIIKASVKSTPDTTPSSLEAASQLPALLTVIENEQTHPQDRFQARVCAGWLHWVLREYSLALERLPRSFDEELPTTDAAVEPSEWTKVCALKTAYLRANCLARDGQRKGALEAFEIALPSLNTVWNATPGGPARQQIRYWAELFLTEYCMLASQATREGEKSLSEGNCLSGFRTWARYWAGAAKGVAVAAQDQAGISGAGGYGFRGSVPRRQVWSEYYSALSEILQRDLAYPPSGVTVPVSNGETISARAQLRAELKKVETIYQGLLFSETKFPRADEERQEVEEFVARVMRNWTILNGRGWKEHDLGAGGRDSLCRGTLDTLYGAATKTYHSTAILRHLFTVHLAVAEFDLAFVSFDSWFELVKKGKARVEKTGHREPALDDNATVLETISAAVAALCRYGGRESADKARKISEELEGLVKKWGDLDPESADPRDLVPPRSMALAWQSIGLANAQWARMTYESESRAAFQEKAIQCLRWSLSPEFGSVVDVRGVFALGVLYAEQRKLSVAIELVKTALLADKAVQEHEELHNGPYWRERSLIPLWHLLALMLSARQDYVLAARACEGAIEQFKDPIVLFGSRDLHGGFRSEHLNEAAVEKAGGDGIVDEMDDFEKESILEIKMTQLAILELVEGPTVAVNASTELLTLFPRLFGDLGEPTLEISKVEPPKTMATMRSFRDSMFGGRTAKGHQPRQSVATSRPQTANTTLTQQTSSETAIDVQPSRRSLRSGSLNGRSRNSLRKRDRSGSRQRAVSSGPPVPPLNGDKYQPTFEDPSSPQHFTYASKTVAGTLRPETTNSSALSKRTTDGPSEAGVGTGTLESFSPLLPFVQFSQEHSKRKRKGILVKVWLTIAGFYRRAGLLDDAQKAIEEAQKIVQSFEGDVVSDTSGALNTRTAGWGMEKSVEAVLADVWTERGELSLALERPYQARADFETALTHFPDHPVAIVGLSNILLDICSEKLLPPPAVPGLDLAGASLVSEPHEDHQLIASPPSRFPELPSEPLGLGSPKHKTASRKPDREAVFDHGEEDETANGVSKASPSRLLGPQLPPPYKATSLPLIDRLAARDRAYGLLTGLTKLGSGWNYSEAWFALARAYEESGQAEKARAALWWVVELEDGMGVRDWGVVTAGGGYVL from the exons ATG cccGACGCAGTCAAAGCAGCGCATTACATCCAACAGCTCGACGAAGCGCGTTGCGATGACAACTGGGATGCCGTCCCCGAGCTAGTCCGCAAGGTGCGGAAACATGCCCCTGAACGAGCCT gcCTCTCCcaatcagcaacaaccgAATACTCCATCATCAAAGCCTCGGTCAAATCCACCcccgacaccaccccctcctccctcgaagCCGCCTCCCaactccccgccctcctcaccgtcatCGAAAACgaacaaacccacccccaagacCGCTTCCAAGCCCGCGTCTGCGCCGGCTGGTTACACTGGGTGCTGAGAGAATACTCCCTCGCCCTTGAGCGCCTCCCCCGATCGTTCGACGAAGAgctccccaccaccgacgcCGCAGTCGAACCGTCAGAATGGACCAAAGTCTGCGCCTTGAAAACGGCCTATCTGAGAGCAAACTGTCTGGCGCGCGACGGACAACGCAAGGGTGCCCTCGAAGCCTTCGAAATCGCGTTGCCGAGTCTGAACACTGTCTGGAATGCCACGCCAGGAGGGCCAGCGAGACAGCAGATACGATACTGGGCCGAGTTGTTCCTCACCGAGTATTGCATGTTGGCTAGCCAGGCtacgagggagggggagaagtcACTCTCGGAGGGGAACTGTCTCTCTGGGTTTAGAACTTGGGCAAGATACTGGGCTGGCGCTGCCAAGGGCGTGGCGGTCGCGGCGCAGGATCAGGCCGGTATTTCGGGGGCGGGGGGATATGGGTTCCGGGGATCGGTGCCTAGGAGGCAGGTCTGGAGCGAGTATTACTCTGCCTTGTCCGAGATTCTGCAGCGGGACTTGGCTTACCCCCCTTCTGGGGTTACGGTGCCGGTGTCGAATGGGGAGACCATCAGTGCCCGCGCACAGTTGAGAGCGGAACTCAAGAAGGTGGAGACCATCTATCAGGGTCTGCTGTTTTCGGAGACCAAGTTCCCGAGGGCAGATGAGGAACGgcaagaggtggaagagtttgtggcgagggtgatgaggaatTGGACTATTTTGAATGGGAGGGGCTGGAAGGAGCATGATctgggggcgggagggagggatagTTTGTGCAGAGGGACGCTGGACACATTGTACGGCGCGGCGACCAAGACGTATCATTCTACGGCGATCCTTAGGCATCTGTTTACAGTACATTTGGCAGTGGCAGAGTTTGATTTGGCGTTTGTGTCGTTTGACAGCTGGTTTGagctggtgaagaaggggaaggcgagggtggagaagACGGGCCATAGGGAGCCGGCGCTGGATGACAATGCGACGGTTTTGGAGACCATCTCTGCGGCCGTTGCGGCGCTGTGCAGATATGGTGGACGGGAGTCGGCGGAtaaggcgaggaagatttcGGAAGAGCTGGAGGGCCTGGTAAAGAAGTGGGGGGATCTGGATCCGGAGAGCGCGGACCCGAGGGACTTGGTGCCGCCGAGGTCGATGGCGCTGGCGTGGCAGAGTATTGGGTTGGCGAATGCGCAGTGGGCTAGGATGACGTACGAGTCGGAATCGAGGGCCGCCTTTCAGGAGAAGGCGATCCAGTGTTTGCGGTGGTCTCTGTCACCCGAGTTTGGGAgtgtggttgatgtgaggggggtgtttgCGTTGGGTGTTTTGTACGCGGAGCAGAGAAAGTTGTCTGTGGCTATTGAGCTGGTCAAGACGGCGCTGCTGGCGGACAAGGCGGTGCAGGAGCATGAGGAGCTGCATAATGGGCCTTACTGGAGGGAAAGATCGTTGATTCCGCTCTGGCATCTTTTGGCGCTTATGTTGAGCGCACGTCAAGACTATGTCTTGGCTGCGCGGGCGTGTGAAGGTGCCATTGAGCAGTTCAAGGATCCGATCGTCTTGTTTGGCAGCAGGGACCTCCACGGCGGTTTCAGGAGTGAGCACCTTAATGAGGCAGCTGTTGAAAaggctggcggtgatggcatAGTGGACGAGATGGACGACTTCGAGAAGGAGAGCATTCTGGAGATCAAGATGACCCAGCTTGCCATTCTGGAACTCGTTGAAGGTCCTACCGTGGCTGTCAACGCCAGCACTGAGCTGCTCACGCTGTTCCCCAGGCTGTTTGGCGATCTCGGCGAACCGACACTGGAAATATCAAAGGTCGAGCCTCCCAAGACCATGGCCACGATGCGCAGCTTCAGAGATAGTATGTTTGGCGGTCGCACAGCCAAGGGCCACCAACCACGGCAGAGCGTGGCAACCTCCAGGCCACAAACTGCCAACACCACGCTCACTCAGCAGACCAGCAGCGAGACGGCCATTGACGTGCAGCCTAGCCGCAGGTCTCTGAGGTCGGGCAGTCTTAATGGTAGGAGCCGGAACAGCCTCCGGAAAAGAGATCGAAGCGGCAGCCGGCAACGCGCCGTGAGCAGCGGCCCGCCAGTCCCGCCTCTCAATGGAGATAAATACCAGCCTACCTTTGAGGACCCCAGCAGCCCGCAGCATTTCACTTATGCCAGCAAGACTGTGGCCGGGACACTGAGACCAGAGACGACAAACTCGTCCGCTTTGTCGAAGCGGACGACGGATGGACCTTCGGAGGCGGGCGTCGGAACAGGGACCCTGGAAAGTTTCTCACCCCTGTTGCCCTTTGTACAATTCTCCCAGGAGCACagcaagagaaaaagaaagggcaTTCTCGTCAAGGTCTGGCTTACTATTGCGGGGTTTTACCGACGGGCTGGTCTGCTTGACGATGCCCAAAAGGCCATTGAGGAAGCACAGAAGATTGTACAGAGCTTTGAGGGCGATGTAGTCAGCGATACCTCTGGAGCACTGAACACCAGGACGGCGGGATGGGGCATGGAGAAGAGTGTTGAGGCTGTTTTGGCTGATGTCTGGACCGAG AGGGGAGAACTCTCTCTCGCCCTGGAAAGACCTTACCAAGCCCGCGCCGACTTTGAAACAGCTTTGACGCACTTCCCCGACCACCCTGTCGCCATCGTCGGGCTCTCGAATATTCTTTTGGATATCTGCTCGGAGAagcttctcccacccccggcAGTCCCCggccttgaccttgccggCGCATCCCTCGTCTCTGAACCACATGAAGACCACCAACTCATCGCCTCCCCGCCAAGCCGGTTTCCTGAACTGCCGTCTGAACCCCTCGGTCTTGGTTCGCCTAAACATAAGACTGCAAGCAGGAAGCCGGATCGCGAAGCGGTGTTTGACCacggggaagaggatgaaacCGCTAACGGGGTTTCCAAGGCATCGCCGTCGAGGCTGCTAGGCCCGCAGCTCCCGCCGCCGTATAAAGCGACCAGTCTACCGCTTATTGATCGGTTGGCAGCGAGAGATAGGGCGTACGGGCTTTTGACCGGGCTGACGAAGTTGGGATCGGGGTGGAATTACTCTGAGGCGTGGTTCGCGCTGGCGAGGGCGTATGAGGAGAGTGGACAGGCAGAGAAGGCGAGGGCTGCGTTGTGGTGGGTTGTGGAActggaggatgggatgggggtgagggattggggggttgttacTGCTGGTGGGGGGTATGTTTTGTAG
- a CDS encoding uncharacterized protein (EggNog:ENOG503NUFU; COG:I) produces the protein MLDTTPLPSWERQWRGGSKSKRATKPLHKKEVNHVSQQTLLLFSQLRYYLGTWKMDNKQMSRVTPKPKPYSVIDGAREALTSLEELCRHELPGNFSTLAGNVNITSSSGQGNKVHFPSPLKEQDATAAIKGLEARVASAIAGLRYGAEKPSVTVDVDKISGFLMSAYLTTIDGMDKTDPGVKERIPDTDLNMAQSILYRRLSANLYSTKNPGEYYHIHGSLNADITLQMLGLPKHRPDLTDYRECIDTIEVAVMRHTAAELDELNLKNRQAGIKAYTWEQFQELPHGKAMCSQPPFTVKPNPLDTTTPPVPFSSSSSSGPRFALKGIKVLELCRIIAGPTIGRSLAAHGAQVVKITCPTLPDVPFFQLDVNTGKHCISLDLKSSAADRETFSSLLAEADVLIDGYRPGALAKLGYSPSLLAEVAKSRNKGFVYVVEDCFGGTGAEGAEWAHRPGWQQIADCVSGVAYAQGKFMGLENEPVVPPFPMSDYGTGGLGSVAAMVGLVRRATEGGAGWGGLKLGLLPEREQERLREVLERRKREWGGFFELRHSDSVDETGVEGDEGVVPFLFEGDHMMSEGFSRGFGGVVRWPREAVEVEGLRVGHVRVARPNGWDTGRNEGGMWEGWEEDEIRG, from the exons ATGTTGGACACAACGCCCCTCCCCTCGTGGGAGCGAcaatggcgaggagggagcaagagcaagagagCAACAAAGCCTCTCCACAAGAAAGAGGTCAATCATGTCTCCCAGCAaactcttctccttttctcACAGCTCCGGTACTACCTGGGGACGTGGAAAATGGACAACAAGCAGATGTCCAGAGTCACCCCGAAGCCCAAGCCGTATTCCGTCATCGATGGGGCCAGAGAGGCATTGACCTCTCTTGAGGAGCTTTGCCGACATGAACTTCCAGGCAACTTTTCGACTCTGGCTGGAAatgtcaacatcacctcGTCATCTGGCCAGGGAAACAAAGTTCACTTTCCCAGCCCTCTCAAGGAGCAAGATGCCACGGCAGCTATCAAGGGTCTGGAAGCTCGTGTTGCCAGCGCCATTGCCGGTCTGCGGTATGGCGCCGAGAAGCCCTCAGTCACGGTCGACGTTGATAAGATTTCTGGCTTCTTGATGTCTGCTTACCTGACCACAATCGACGGGATGGACAAGACGGATCCCGGAGTCAAGGAGAGGATACCGG ATACCGACCTCAACATGGCCCAATCCATCCTCTACCGCCGCCTCTCAGCCAACCTCTACAGCACCAAGAACCCCGGCGAGTACTACCACATCCACGGCTCCCTCAACGCGGACATCACCCTGCAAATGCTCGGGCTCCCCAAGCACCGCCCGGACTTGACAGATTACCGGGAGTGCATTGACACCATTGAGGTGGCCGTCATGAGGCACACAGCCGCTGAGCTTGACGAGCTAAACCTCAAAAACAGACAAGCGGGCATCAAGGCGTACACCTGGGAGCAATTCCAGGAGCTGCCTCACGGCAAAGCGATGTGTTCGCAGCCACCTTTTACCGTCAAGCCCAACCCGTtagacaccaccaccccgcctgtccccttttcttcctcatccagctcagGACCGCGATTCGCCCTAAAGGGGATCAAAGTCCTCGAGCTGTGCCGTATCATTGCCGGCCCGACAATCGGCCGCTCTTTGGCTGCCCACGGAGCCCAAGTCGTCAAAATCACCTGCCCTACCCTTCCCGACGTCCCATTCTTTCAGCTGGACGTCAACACGGGCAAACACTGCATCTCGCTCGATCTCAAGTCCTCCGCTGCTGATCGGGAGACTTTTTCGTCCCTCCTGGCGGAAGCGGATGTTCTGATTGACGGGTATCGCCCTGGTGCCCTCGCCAAACTGGGGTATagcccctccctcctcgccgaggTAGCCAAATCCCGAAACAAGGGCTTTGTTTACGTGGTTGAGGACTGCTTTGGCGGAACGGGGGCAGAAGGGGCAGAGTGGGCGCATAGGCCAGGCTGGCAGCAGATTGCGGATTGCGTCTCTGGTGTTGCTTACGCTCAAGGGAAATTCATGGGCCTGGAGAACGAGCCGGTTGTGCCCCCCTTTCCGATGAGCGATTACGGGactggggggttggggtccGTGGCTGCGAtggttgggctggtgagACGGGCGACGGAGGGGGGAGCTGGGTGGGGAGGACTA AAATTGGGGTTGCTGCCGGAGCGGGAGCAGGAAaggttgagggaggtttTAGAGAGGCGGAAAAGGGAATGGGGGGGCTTCTTTGAGTTGAGGCACAGTGATagtgttgatgag ACGGGCgttgagggggatgagggggtggtgccgttTTTGTTTGAGGGGGACCATATGATGAGTGAGGGGTTTAgtagggggtttgggggggtggtgaggtggccgagggaggcggtcgaggtggagggcTTGAGGGTTGGGCATGTTAGGGTTGCGAGGCCTAATGGGTGGGATACGGGGAGGAATGAGGGGGGcatgtgggaggggtgggaggaggatgagattagggggtga